One genomic region from Nymphaea colorata isolate Beijing-Zhang1983 chromosome 12, ASM883128v2, whole genome shotgun sequence encodes:
- the LOC116265325 gene encoding putative receptor protein kinase ZmPK1, which yields MRIITSVGCSSLFFVMLTAVPFILAASRPSNALYRGGSLSVERSSADVLISEQGTFKAGFYQVGENAFSFAIWFSETLDRQKTVVWMADRDWPVNSRGSRLSLRKRGDLALLDADANVVWTTATTTTNTTAGAGEVAELWETGNLVLMDGDMRVVWQSFDHPTDTLLPGQPLTRSLRLVSRAAEGIYTTGYYVAHFNDDNVLSFIYDGPNTSSIYWPNPDYSVFQNGRTSYNSSRYAILDDMGRFISSDRLKFSASDFGLGVKRRLTMDLDGILRLYSLNHTIKDWEVSWMPVLERCRVHGLCGENGICVYKPSPTCTCPHGFEMKVPTDWNQGCKPEFNIVCNRTEVKFIQLPHTDFYGYDLNYQTKVSLEACQNICKSDCNCRGFGYRLDGEGNCYPKSILLSGQSGSHFFGDMYIKIPKQENLTGTFDQSNAGCSKVSSPKKLDRDYASGKAQRDYLKYPIGFVIAFGVAEIICVAFGWFYIHKKTVDLRNLNQGYVVVSMGFRRFTFEELKKATNNFGDEIGRGGSGVVYKGLLDDKRVVAVKKLEGLSHGSEAQFWSEVSTIGRINHMNLVTMFGFCAEKQKRLLVYEYLENGSLEKNLFSNSTMLTWQNRYNIALGTAKALAYLHEECLEWVLHCDVKPQNVLLDKNFQPKVADFGLSKLFDRGGNNNSEFSRVRGTRGYMAPEWILNLPITSKVDVYSYGILVLELVTGRNSTGFQQIGENGEGYKQLIPWIREMSSMETLIKVALLCIEEERDVRPSMSQVVDSITVACLVVKEMNEEIE from the exons ATGAGGATCATTACGTCGGTGGGATGCAGTAGTCTCTTCTTTGTCATGCTAACAGCTGTTCCCTTCATCCTTGCCGCGTCTCGGCCTTCGAATGCCCTGTACCGAGGCGGCTCCCTCTCTGTGGAGAGGTCTTCCGCAGACGTTCTTATTTCAGAGCAAGGAACGTTCAAGGCAGGGTTCTACCAAGTTGGCGAGAACGCTTTCTCCTTTGCCATCTGGTTTTCTGAGACGCTCGACCGGCAGAAGACGGTCGTCTGGATGGCTGACAGGGACTGGCCTGTTAACAGCAGGGGCTCTCGGCTATCCCTCCGAAAGAGAGGCGATCTAGCCCTGCTGGATGCAGACGCCAATGTCGTGTGGACGacggccaccaccaccaccaacaccaccgCCGGTGCCGGAGAGGTAGCGGAGTTGTGGGAAACCGGGAACCTCGTGCTGATGGATGGGGACATGAGAGTGGTGTGGCAGAGCTTCGACCACCCGACGGATACATTGCTGCCAGGGCAGCCATTAACGAGGTCCTTGCGGTTAGTGTCGAGAGCAGCCGAAGGCATTTACACCACGGGGTATTACGTTGCTCACTTTAATGACGACAATGTGCTGAGCTTCATTTACGATGGGCCCAACACGTCCAGCATCTACTGGCCCAACCCTGACTATAGTGTCTTCCAAAACGGAAGGACGAG TTATAATAGTTCAAGGTACGCAATTCTTGATGACATGGGACGATTTATCTCAAGCGATAGGCTGAAATTTTCTGCATCAGATTTTGGTTTAGGAGTCAAGAGAAGATTAACAATGGATCTTGATGGTATTCTCAGGCTCTATAGCCTCAATCATACAATAAAAGACTGGGAAGTTTCATGGATGCCGGTTTTGGAGAGATGTAGAGTACATGGCCTTTGTGGGGAAAATGGAATATGTGTTTATAAACCATCCCCTACATGCACTTGTCCTCATGGCTTTGAAATGAAAGTTCCAACTGATTGGAATCAAGGATGCAAACCAGAATTCAATATTGTTTGCAATAGAACCGAAGTGAAATTTATTCAGCTTCCACATACTGATTTCTATGGCTATGATCTAAACTACCAAACAAAAGTATCATTGGAAGCTTGCCAAAACATATGCAAAAGTGACTGCAACTGTCGTGGTTTCGGATATAGGCTGGATGGAGAGGGAAATTGCTACCCAAAGAGCATTCTCTTAAGTGGCCAATCTGGTTCTCACTTTTTTGGCGACATGTATATAAAAATTCCCAAACAGGAGAACCTTACCGGCACGTTTGACCAATCCAATGCAGGTTGTTCAAAAGTAAGTTCACCTAAAAAATTAGATAGAGATTATGCATCCGGCAAAGCACAGAGAGACTATTTAAAGTACCCAATTGGGTTTGTTATAGCTTTTGGGGTGGCAGAAATAATCTGTGTGGCATTTGGATGGTTTTACATTCACAAGAAAACAGTTGACCTTCGTAATCTCAATCAAGGTTATGTGGTTGTATCAATGGGCTTTAGAAGGTTCACTTTTGAAGAGTTGAAAAAAGCAACAAACAATTTCGGTGATGAAATCGGAAGGGGAGGGTCCGGGGTGGTTTATAAAGGACTCCTAGATGACAAGAGAGTTGTGGCTGTAAAGAAGTTAGAGGGTTTGAGCCATGGATCAGAAGCACAGTTTTGGAGTGAGGTAAGCACCATTGGAAGAATAAATCATATGAATTTAGTGACTATGTTTGGATTTTGTGCTGAAAAGCAGAAAAGGTTGTTAGTTTACGAGTATTTGGAAAATGGGTCACTGGAGAAGAACTTGTTTAGCAATAGTACTATGCTTACTTGGCAAAATAGGTATAATATTGCACTTGGTACAGCAAAGGCTCTTGCTTATCTTCATGAGGAATGCTTAGAATGGGTTCTTCACTGTGATGTGAAGCCACAAAATGTTCTTCTGGACAAGAATTTTCAGCCAAAAGTGGCTGACTTCGGTTTGTCCAAGCTTTTCGATAGAGGTGGAAATAACAATTCTGAATTTTCTAGGGTGAGGGGAACAAGAGGTTACATGGCTCCTGAGTGGATTTTGAACCTACCCATCACATCCAAGGTTGATGTTTACAGCTATGGCATTTTGGTGTTGGAGTTGGTGACTGGCCGAAATTCCACTGGATTTCAACAGATAGGTGAAAATGGAGAAGGGTACAAACAACTGATTCCATGGATTAGAGAAATG TCAAGCATGGAAACTCTAATTAAGGTGGCTTTGTTgtgcattgaagaagaaagggatGTAAGACCAAGCATGAGCCAAGTCGTGGATTCTATCACAGTTGCTTGCCTTGTTgtcaaagaaatgaatgaagaaattgagTAA
- the LOC126410591 gene encoding putative receptor protein kinase ZmPK1, whose translation MAASMGFRKFTFEELKKATKNFDDEIGRGGSGVVYKGVLEDKRVVAVKKLEGLSHGSEAQFWSEVSTIGRINHMNLVTMFGLCAEKQKRLLVYEYLENGSLEKNLFSNDTMLTWENRFNIALSTAKALAYLHEECLECVLHCDVKPQNILLDKNFQPKVADFGLSQLSDRHGNNISKFSKVRGTRGYMAPEWILNLPITSKVDVYSYGILVLELMTGRNSTGSQQVGENGEVGNKKLVPWIREMVRMNQNWVQEIVDPQLYGMYNSSSVEILIKVALQCIEKEMDGRPTLSQVVDSVTEACPVDREVQEEI comes from the coding sequence ATGGCTGCTTCAATGGGTTTTAGAAAGTTCACTTTCGAAGAGTtgaaaaaagcaacaaaaaatttcgATGATGAAATCGGTAGGGGAGGATCCGGGGTGGTTTATAAAGGAGTCCTAGAGGATAAGAGAGTTGTGGCTGTAAAGAAGCTAGAAGGTTTGAGCCACGGATCAGAAGCACAGTTTTGGAGTGAGGTAAGCACCATCGGAAGAATCAATCATATGAATTTAGTGACTATGTTTGGATTATGTgctgaaaaacagaaaaggttgTTAGTTTATGAGTACTTGGAAAACGGGTCATTAGAGAAGAACTTGTTCAGCAATGATACCATGCTTACTTGGGAAAATCGGTTTAATATTGCACTAAGTACAGCAAAGGCTCTTGCTTATCTTCATGAGGAATGCTTAGAATGTGTTCTTCACTGTGATGTGAAGCCACAAAATATTCTTTTGGACAAGAATTTCCAGCCAAAAGTGGCTGACTTCGGTCTGTCCCAGCTTTCCGATAGACATGGAAATAACATCTCTAAATTTTCTAAGGTGAGGGGAACAAGAGGTTACATGGCTCCTGAGTGGATTTTGAACCTACCCATCACATCCAAGGTTGATGTTTACAGCTATGGCATTTTGGTGCTGGAGTTGATGACTGGCCGAAATTCCACTGGATCTCAACAGGTAGGTGAAAATGGAGAagttggaaacaaaaaattggtcCCATGGATTAGAGAAATGGTGAGAATGAATCAGAACTGGGTGCAAGAAATAGTAGATCCACAGTTGTATGGAATGTATAACAGCTCAAGCGTGGAAATTCTAATTAAGGTGGCTTTGCAGtgcatagaaaaagaaatggatggaaGACCAACCTTGAGTCAAGTTGTGGATTCCGTCACAGAAGCATGCCCTGTTGACAGAGAAGTGCAAGAAGAAATTTAG